The following is a genomic window from Anopheles aquasalis chromosome 3, idAnoAquaMG_Q_19, whole genome shotgun sequence.
CGAGGGGGACTCGTGTAATCTTAGCTGTCTGGTGGCCGTCGGTCGGATACAACCGAACCTTCACCAACCACCGCAGCACGGCGGCGGTACATGCCAGACGGCGATGCAACGGCCAAGCGATGGCGGCAATGGTAACGgatcgaatggtggtggtccaccatCGAACGGCGGAAGCGGAGGTCCCAACAGCAATGGTGGCAATAGCGGAGCAGccggtcctggtgctggtgctggtggaagcaATGGCACTAGCGGCAAGTCCGCGGTTAGCCGGAACAGCATACCGAACCTACGGAACGTGCAGTTTATCTCGCGCCACGCCATGGATGGGAAGTTTCTGTTTGTCGACCAAAGGGCCACGCTAGTGTTGGGCTTCCTACCGCAGGAGCTGCTCGGTACGAGCATGTACGAGTACTATCACCACGAGGACATTCCGGCACTGGCCGAGTCACACAAGGCCGCCCTCCAGGGAACGCAATGCGTCACGACCTCCGTCTATCGGTTGCGCACGAAAGATTCCGGCTTCGTGAGGCTCCAGAGTGAGTGGAAATCGTTCCGCAATCCCTGGACCAAGGACATCGAGTATCTGATAGCGAAAAACAATGTCATCCTGTCCGAGCTGGTCGGTGGTGACGGTCGCAATGGAAGTACCGGTGGCTACGGTGTTGGAAGTGATGGGTTGGGTGATGGAAACGGGGAAGGAACAGGTGTTCCTGGCTCAACCGGTCAACCGAACGTTGGTTATGAGTTTTTCAATCATTGTAAGTACCCTGGACAGTGTGGTTCTGATGGAATCGCTGGTAGCTCACCGTTTCGATTGCTTCTTCTGCGTTAGCCAATGGGCGTGAGATACAGCGGATGATCAATTCGCACGTGGAAGCGAGTAAGATTGGACGCCAGATAGCGGAGCAGGTGCTGGATCATCAGCGACGATTGGGTGACTCTTCATCAGGTACGAGTGGTCAGCGTGCATCCTCCGTGAACAGGTTTTCTAATCCAATCCATCCGTTTCGTCAACAGAGAGCAGTCCCAATCCAAACGAAGCTGCTATGCAGCCCGCATTTAGTTCCGCCCTGTCAGAGACGAACCACTCGAACGATGCGTCCACTTCCGGTGAGCACAGTATGGCCACCTCGAGCGGTGTTTCACCttcctcggtttcggtggtaccgtcgtcgtcgtcggtggtgacgACACGCATCAATGGAACGCTCCCTGGTTACAGCCATGTGCAGACGAATGCCATCATAAGCCCAGAGCATGGTACGTATGCTGAATGACTCCACCACTTCCTTCCTAGTGGCACTAATCGTGTTTGATCGTGCTGGTGTCCCACAGATGTTTCGCAAGCCCAGGCTAACAGTACGGATGGGAACGATGAAGCGGCCATGGCTGTGATAATGAGTCTCCTGGAGGCGGATGCCGGACTTGGTGGACCAGTCGACTTTTCCGGTCTACCGTGGCCACTTCCCTAAGACGGTGGGCCCAGTGACAGTTACCACAGACAAGCAGAGCTGTTGTTAGTGCATTTTCATCAAGGCTAAGAACGTGATCGTGAGCAGTGAGCAGTAGTGAACGCGAGTTACCAAAACGGATCCAGGTTCCCGGGAGATGTAGACGATGCGTTGCGCCTCCTTTCCTTCCTAGTTTATTATGTCATGTCCCCGCCGAAAATGTTGTACAAATCTTTTTCTCCAATCGTTTAGCATTTACGGTAGCAGAGAGAGTAGGTATCGAGGGTATGAGGCTGTGTGCTCCACGGAACCCTTAGAG
Proteins encoded in this region:
- the LOC126578640 gene encoding protein cycle isoform X2 — protein: MTGPDASLLVDPSLAGTMSAVTNLSALSAAAAAAAATGSGNHHHHHHLHADDPGSHQHHNSHHHQTGSGGGGSRKRKFSFNSHFSDTSDVEDDTCDDSKSVRTADESKKQNHSEIEKRRRDKMNTYITELSAMIPMCHAMSRKLDKLTVLRMAVQHLKTIRGAVHSYTEGHYKPAFLSDQELKMLILQAAEGFLFVVGCDRGRILYVSESVSHVLNYSQGDLLGQSWFDILHPKDVAKVKEQLSSSDLSPRERLIDAKTMLPVKTDVPQGVTRLCPGARRSFFCRMKCKANVQIKEETDAASSTTNSATVCHRRKKQVNSDKKYSVIQCTGYLKSWAPAKIGLEENETDGEGDSCNLSCLVAVGRIQPNLHQPPQHGGGTCQTAMQRPSDGGNGNGSNGGGPPSNGGSGGPNSNGGNSGAAGPGAGAGGSNGTSGKSAVSRNSIPNLRNVQFISRHAMDGKFLFVDQRATLVLGFLPQELLGTSMYEYYHHEDIPALAESHKAALQGTQCVTTSVYRLRTKDSGFVRLQSEWKSFRNPWTKDIEYLIAKNNVILSELVGGDGRNGSTGGYGVGSDGLGDGNGEGTGVPGSTGQPNVGYEFFNHSNGREIQRMINSHVEASKIGRQIAEQVLDHQRRLGDSSSESSPNPNEAAMQPAFSSALSETNHSNDASTSGEHSMATSSGVSPSSVSVVPSSSSVVTTRINGTLPGYSHVQTNAIISPEHDVSQAQANSTDGNDEAAMAVIMSLLEADAGLGGPVDFSGLPWPLP